The genomic stretch GCCTGCCCGAACAGCGCCCCGATCAGGGTCACGCAGATCAGCGCCAGACTGCCGCCCAAAAATACCGACACCCAGCTCTTGGACTCGGCGCTCATGGTGATGACGGCCAATTGGGTCTTGTCGCCCAGCTCGGCCAGGAACAGTGTCAGGAATGCCATCCCGAATATCTTCCAGTTCATGTCTTTCCTTTAATATTTATCCGCAGATTTACACAGATTGCCACAGATTCACTAACTTAAGACAAAACGTTTATAGTCTAAACTTGTTTTACCGAAATTAAGCAATAAAGCTTTCTTAAGTCCGGTAGCTTTTAGATAATTTATTACCTGTGCTTCTTCGGTGCCGCTCATATTGGACAGTGCCTTTATTACTCCGGCAATTAAATAGGTGAATAACCTTACCCTTTTTTTGAACGTTCTTGTTGTCATGCTCGTGAAAACGGGCATCCATGCCTGGATTCCTGCCTTCGCAGGAATGACACATTGCGCTATTCACTTGCCGAAGTAATAATTCTAGAATTATAGTGCCAAAGCAAATAAAATCAGCCCGATACGATACATTTAATTGTTGACCTTGGTAAAATACAGGCAGGTTGCTTTCTCTTTGATATGGTATATCAAGTTTTTTCAATTCGATTGCTAAGGCCTCCTGATAAACCGGTTCTAAAAACCCGTGCCCCAGTTCTTTGTGAACATTCATTGCGGCACCGATTATTGCATAGGTCTCTGGGTCTCTCTTATCTGCAACAATATTTTTAGTAAAATCTGTATTCATCTGCGGGTTGGTTCTCCACTCGGAAGGAACATAATTAAGTATTAATCTGCGATAATCTGTGAAATCTGCGGATAGTTCCCGCTCAGTAAAACGAAATATAATAATATACCATTAAACAATTTAAGTCAATCAAAGATTTAACAAAATAGGGGCTGTTACAGCCCCTATAAAAATCAATTCGACTGATCTATTTGCCGAATTTTCTTAAATGTTCGTCCCGGGTGGTGTTCCTCACCCTGCTTTTCTCCCGGTCCCAATAGTATTTTCCGCCGAATGTGTCCAATGTGATGGGGCCGGTCAAGCCCGCCGAGATCAGCTCCTCCAGGTTTTCCGGCCAGCGGCCCGCCTGCCGACGGTATTTTTCCGCCAGCAACTGGAGGCGGTCCATCTCCTCCTCCAGCCGGATCTTGTCAAGATAGGTCTGGGCGATATCTTTCTCTTTTTGGGTGGGGCTGGTATCGTAAAGCTGCTGCCACATCATTTTGGAGGTCTGCAGGTGGCCCTGTTTTTTTGATATGAAAGCGGCATAGCGCAATGCCCCTGCCCAGGCATTTGGGAGCCTGGAGGCCTGGACGAACTCATCAACGGCCTCATCGCCGCGTTTAAGGAAGATATACAGGATGAAGCCCTTCATGTACGGGAATTCCCACCGGTCCGGGTTGTTGCGCTTGGCCTTGTCCAGCAGTTTCAGGGGATTGATGGTGTCCCCGGCGTCATGGGCCAGCAGCAGCGAGCCGAAGGTATACGGATATAAAAACTTGGGGTCCAGGTCGGTCAGGTTGTCGGTGATGGGATACAGGTATTCGTAGTTCTGGTCCGAACGCATATGGAAGGCGTAATACTGGATCATCCTCAGCCACAGGTAGTCGGCCATCATCAGCTCGTTGCCGGCCGACAGCAGTTTGACTATTTTGGGCGAGGGGAAATACAGCAGTTCCCGGACGGATTTTTCGCTGCTCAAGTACCTTTGGTCAAAACTGAGCTGAACCGCGATGAAACCCACCGCCAGCACTGCCAGGCACAGCAGGGTAATGATAATATTTCTTGCCCGGTATTTCATTTCAGGTCTTTGCGTTCCAGTATAATGGAAGCCACGGTCAAGGTAAACGCGACGTAAAATACCGCATAGGCCAGCATCAGCCAGAGCTTGGCATGATCCACTGGAAGGTTGTATATGGATTCCGTCCGGAAATTGAAATTCTGCAGATTGGGAATGACGTAGGAGACGGCTTTGGCGGCGATTTTAAGCAGATCTCCCGGCATCCGGTCGGCAAAGAGCCTCAGCTGGTCGGCCGATGTCCCGGCGATGTAGACACAAAAGGTGAAGACGGCGCTTAAGGCCGGGGAGGCCAGGGTGGAGAAAAGCATGGCCACCGCCGTGATCACTGTCAACTGTCCGAACAGGCCGGCTATGGTCAAAAAGAAAAGCCCGTCCGGCTTGCCGCCCATCAACGCCAGGGTCAATACCAACGTGGCGCCCATTATCAGGAAGGCCAGAAGAAGCGTGGCCATCAACCCGAAATATTTCCCCACCAGCAGTTCCCATCTCTTAACCGGCTTGGCCACCAGCACGTAGATGGTCCGCTTGTCCATCTCCTTGAACAACATGGCAGTCCCGCTAACCACCGCAATCAGCAGGCCGAACAAGGCGATGGCGCCGAAACCAAAATCCTTTAAGATCCGGATCTCCTGCCCCACCGACAAAGAGATCACCAGCCGGGAGCCGGGAAGGACTATCAGGGCAAATACGATAAGCCCGTACAGTATCCGGTCCCGGACCGATTCCCGGAAGGTGTTGACGGCTATGGTAAGGATCCTTCTCATTGTCCGGCCTCCTTTGCAGTGCGCACCTGCCGGGTGAAATAGCTCTCCAAATTCTCCCGCTGGGGAGAAACCGACACTATGGAACCGCCGGCTTGCATTATTTTCTTCAATGCCGGGTCAAGGGCATCAGGCCCCTCCAGCCGGATTATCAGCTGCCCGGCCACTTTCTCGACCTTGGCATCATTAAGGGCAAAGCCCTCCGGCAGGTTCTGGGCCACCACCTCCACCCAGCTGACCGAATCCTTTAGCAGCTCGGGCAGGGTGCCCACCCGGTGCATCCGTCCGCCCACGATGATCCCCACCCGGTCGCACAGGGCCTCGGCATCGGGCAGGATGTGCGAGCTGAAGAAGATGGTCTTGCCCTGTTTCTTCAGCTCCAGCATCAGGTCCTTGACCTCCTTGCGGCCCAGCGGGTCCAGGCCGGAGACCGGCTCGTCCCAAACCAAAAACTCCGGATCGTTGACCAGTGACTGGGCGATGCCGGTCCTCTGCAGCATGCCCTTGGAGCACTTGCGCAGGGGCAGGCCGGCCGCCCGGGTCATCCCCACCAGCTCCAGCAGTTCATCGGTCTTGGCTTTGGCCTTTTTGCCGGTGATGCCGAACAGCGCGGCGCAGAACCGGATGAACTCGCCAACCGTCAGATAATCGTAAAAGTACGGGTTCTCCGGCAGAAAGCCGATCCGCTTCTTCACCTCCTGAGATTTCTCCAGGATGTCGTGCCCCATTATCCGGGCGGTGCCGGAGCTGGGCCGGATGATGCCCATCAGGGCCTTGATGGTGGTGGTCTTTCCGGCCCCGTTGGGGCCCAGAAATCCGAAGATCTCGCCGGGCTTTACCTCCAGGGATATCCGATCCAAAATGGTCTTGGACTTGGGGGAGAAATGCTCCCAGTCGGTAAAGCGCTTGGTAAGGCGGTCTATTTCCAGAATGTTTTCCATAGGAATAATTTATCGGTTGTTATTTAATTTATCTTTTTACGCTCACCGTTGATGACAGAGTACCCGCGTCATTGCGAGAAGCATTTGTTGACTGGCTGGCGAAGCAATCCATGTTGGTAGTGGATCGCTTCATTTGTATTATGAATGCCTAATTCGCGATGACATGACAAAACCCGCGTCATTGCGAGAAGCATTTGTTGACTGGCTGGCGAAGCAATCCATGATAGTGGTGTTATGAATGCCCAATTCGCGATGACATGACAAAACCCGCGTCATTGCGAGAAGCCTTTGTTGACTGGCTGGCGAAGCAATCCATGATAGTGGTGTTATGAATGCCTAATTCGCGATGACTTTATTGAGCATTGCATTATTATACCCCGCCCGGGCCGTTTTGTCATGAAACCGGATTAAAAAAGACGGGTGCGAACACCCGTCTTTTTATAAAGCCCGTGATTTACTGACCGGACTGGACCGGATTGGGCAGGGTGGTCTTGACGCCGCAGCCGAAAATGACATACATGGTGGCGTTGCCAAGGGCGGCAGCAGCGCCGGTATTGTCGGCCGAGGAGTAATCAACGCTTCCCTGGTCCAAAGGTGCAGCAGCAGCCGGGACAATCGTCACCGGGGGCACCGGTGGGACGGCGATGGCGGCGGGGCCCGAGGCAAAAGCCCAACCTATGGTCTTGTCAACCGGGTTCCGCAGGTTATTGGGCAGCAGATTGCCGGGCAGGGCGACTGTGGCTCCGGCCACGCCGGCCACCATCACTAAGTTGGCCGGGACGTTAGGGTTGGTGGCAGCCACTGTTTGGAGGAAGTCCTGGGGATACAGTCCCTCGGTCTGGGTGGAGAAGTCCTCGACGGCCAGCTGGATGGTATGCATGTTGGCCTTGACGGAACCTTCCTTGGCCCGGTCCTGCATGCTCATGAAGTTCGGGATGGCGATGGCCGCCAGGATGCCGATGATGACCACCACGATCATCAACTCGATCAGGGTAAAGCCTTTGTTGTTCATTTGTTCTCCTTTTATGTTACTGGTTGGTTGGTTTTGGATTCTATACTGATATAATATACCTACAATTTCTATGCCAAATTTCTATATTGTTATTAATGAAAGAGTTAAAGAGTACCCCTGTTATTTATATTTAATGAATCATGCCATATATTATCGCAGAATGCAATACTATCGCAAAAACATTTAAATGCTTATCCTGTTAGCTCAGGAAGTTTCATCCTGACAAAGTTGAAAATATTCAGCGTTTTTGACTGCAAAACAAAAGGGTGAGTCAGGCCCGTCCCGCATCGTAGTGCGGGATAAACTCCAGCGGGAATCCAGCCCTGGACACCCGTCTTCACGGGTGTGACACGAACCATTTGTATTCAATTGGCAAGTAAGGTTTTATCTTGATCCCGACAGTTATTTTCCTGAATCAATGGGATAGTCATTTACATTTAATTAGCGCTTCCGCCCAATATGACATTTGACAAAGGCGCTGTTTTGCCAAATCCGCATATCGCATATCCTTTTGCCCCCGGACTGGTGCCATTGTTCAAGTTGCCGCCACCATCGTAACTGCTATAATACACCACCCCGCTGTTGGCTGCGGCCGGCGGGCCGCCGGGAAGGTTATCCAGGGAAAAGGCTCCAACTTGGAACGGGTTGGCAAACCCGGCATGGGGGTTTATCAGCGCCGCCGCCGGGAATGGCGGCACCCTGACTCCCTCGGCAATGGACTGGTCAGTCCCCCCGGGGAATACTGCCGAGATCCTGATTTCCAGGTTGTCCGGGTACCAACCGTCGGCCGCGGCCGCGAAGCCCTCCACCACTAATTGCATGGTGTGCATGTTTGCTTTGCATGAGGCCTCCTGGGCCCTGGTCTTCATGCTCAAAAAATTGGGGATCGCAACGGCCGCCAGAATGCCGATGATGACCACCACGATCATCAGCTCTATCAGGGTGAATCCTTTCTGCCAGGATTTTATTCCTCGGTTTTGAGCCATATCATTTCCTTGCTAATTGTTATGCTGGTAATATAAGCAATTGCCATGCCTAAAGTCGGGAGGCGGGCCCAAGCTGGCCTTGATCGCGTTCGCTGAATTTTGGCGCACAGTCATCGCGAGGTATTCAAGCATGATAAACAAACGAAGCAATCCATTTTATTTAGATTGCTTCATAAGCACCAGATACAGCCAACATCGCAATGACCTGCGTTCTGTCACCCTTGAGAATAGCGTCCTGCTTGCCAGATTGGTCTTTGCGGTTAAAACAGATCCGTTAAATCTGCGAAAATCAGCGTCCTATTAAGTTCTGGATTCCCTCTTTCGAGGGAATGACAATGAGAACGAATAGATTGCTTCATAAGTATCAAATACAGCCAACCTCGCAATGACTGTTATTGCCATACTGACTACCCTGCTTTTATTCATCCGTAATATTATAACTTTTCAATTTACGGTACAGCGTGGCGTAATGTATGCCCAGCTTTTTTGCCGCCAGGGATTTATTATTATTGCATTCGGCCAATACCCTGAGAATGGTCTGCTTCTCCTTATCCTTCAAATTGCCTATATCAGTCGCTTCAGGCAACGGCGCCTTTTTACTTTCGGGCCATGGATTCAACACCTCATCCGGCAGGCTGTTTTTTTCGATCACCGGCCCGGGCTCCAGGATGATGGCCCGCTCCAGGACATTCTCCAATTCCCTGACATTGCCGGGCCAATTGTATTGCATCAAAGCATCCCTGGTTGCGGCTGACAGCAGTTTTACCGGAAGGTTCTGCTTCCGGCAGTAATTGTCAATGATCTCATCGGCCAGCAGCAGCACGTCGTCCTTTCTGTCCCTCAGCGGCGGGATGGTTATCTGAATGACGTTGAGCCGGTAGAACAGGTCCATCCTGAACTTATTATTTTCCACCGCCTTTGCCAGGTCGCAGTTGGTGGCCGAGATCACCCTGACATCCACCTTGATGGGACGGGTGCCGCCCACCGGCACGATCTCCCGTTCCTGCAGGACCCGCAGCAGCTTCACCTGGATGGCCGGGGAAGTCTCGGATACCTCGTCCAGGAAAAAAGTGCCGCCGGAAGCCACCCTGAACAGGCCGTCCTTGTCGCGCATCGCCCCAGTGAACGATCCCTTGACGTGGCCGAACAGTTCCGATTCCAGCAGGGCCTCCGGCAAAGCAGCGCAGTTGATGCTGACGAATGGTCCCTTACCCCGGCCGCTCAGGCGGTGAAGCTCCCGGGCCAGCAGTTCCTTGCCGGTGCCGGACTCCCCGCTGACCAGCACCGTGCTGTCGGTGGGGGCCACCTGCTGGACCATATTCATGACCTCGACGAAGTTCGGCGACCGGCCTATTATCCGGCTGTCGTATTCCCGGCCGGTCTGTTCGGTCTTACTGGCCCCGGGGATCTCGATATGAGCAAACCTGGCAAAGTCATCGATGGTCTTGCGGATGTACTCGGTCTTCTGCCTTACCTGGGATATCTTGGCGATGACAACCGGGTCCACTTCATTTTCCCTCATCAGTTCGGAGATGGTGGCGTTTATCTCGGAAAGATAGGGGTGCAGCAGTTTCAGCAGCGATTTGGTCAGTTCCTTGGAGGTCTCCAACTGTTCCATCTCGATCAGCCGGTTCTCCAGCGATTTGACCGTGCTCAGATCCTGAAAGATGGCGATGATCCCCTCCAGTTTTCCCTGGCTGCCATAAACCGAGGTGGTGCTGA from Candidatus Edwardsbacteria bacterium encodes the following:
- a CDS encoding TMEM165/GDT1 family protein encodes the protein MNWKIFGMAFLTLFLAELGDKTQLAVITMSAESKSWVSVFLGGSLALICVTLIGALFGQAIIKVVPQNILHYIAGGMFIVMGVLVIMGKL
- a CDS encoding GxxExxY protein; translation: MNTDFTKNIVADKRDPETYAIIGAAMNVHKELGHGFLEPVYQEALAIELKKLDIPYQRESNLPVFYQGQQLNVSYRADFICFGTIILELLLRQVNSAMCHSCEGRNPGMDARFHEHDNKNVQKKGKVIHLFNCRSNKGTVQYERHRRSTGNKLSKSYRT
- a CDS encoding ABC transporter permease translates to MRRILTIAVNTFRESVRDRILYGLIVFALIVLPGSRLVISLSVGQEIRILKDFGFGAIALFGLLIAVVSGTAMLFKEMDKRTIYVLVAKPVKRWELLVGKYFGLMATLLLAFLIMGATLVLTLALMGGKPDGLFFLTIAGLFGQLTVITAVAMLFSTLASPALSAVFTFCVYIAGTSADQLRLFADRMPGDLLKIAAKAVSYVIPNLQNFNFRTESIYNLPVDHAKLWLMLAYAVFYVAFTLTVASIILERKDLK
- a CDS encoding ABC transporter ATP-binding protein; the protein is MENILEIDRLTKRFTDWEHFSPKSKTILDRISLEVKPGEIFGFLGPNGAGKTTTIKALMGIIRPSSGTARIMGHDILEKSQEVKKRIGFLPENPYFYDYLTVGEFIRFCAALFGITGKKAKAKTDELLELVGMTRAAGLPLRKCSKGMLQRTGIAQSLVNDPEFLVWDEPVSGLDPLGRKEVKDLMLELKKQGKTIFFSSHILPDAEALCDRVGIIVGGRMHRVGTLPELLKDSVSWVEVVAQNLPEGFALNDAKVEKVAGQLIIRLEGPDALDPALKKIMQAGGSIVSVSPQRENLESYFTRQVRTAKEAGQ
- a CDS encoding prepilin-type N-terminal cleavage/methylation domain-containing protein, whose protein sequence is MNNKGFTLIELMIVVVIIGILAAIAIPNFMSMQDRAKEGSVKANMHTIQLAVEDFSTQTEGLYPQDFLQTVAATNPNVPANLVMVAGVAGATVALPGNLLPNNLRNPVDKTIGWAFASGPAAIAVPPVPPVTIVPAAAAPLDQGSVDYSSADNTGAAAALGNATMYVIFGCGVKTTLPNPVQSGQ
- a CDS encoding sigma 54-interacting transcriptional regulator: MESTFLKDNPMVLWGRVIIVALMTGSALVLNTLGALPLSFLVIISLTVFFLLFTILGRYLNHKRPSQWWDYLQMVLDVGWIAVFIQRTGGAENPFTLLFFIAIMAAANVRFAKGAIFTATLTSLTLAFLIYLDYHSLRTGLLLGRDQDFVTAFTTEFVFRGYLYAICFYLVAAFSGYLAERLRLKGRQLEDTTRALEEFKLSTGDILEKMGSGLLTINEKGQIVYCNLAGLQILGLGKNDIIGRNVSQIAVEGLESLGSVLNPENALTENRSQRMEIKISRGREEGIPVGVSTTSVYGSQGKLEGIIAIFQDLSTVKSLENRLIEMEQLETSKELTKSLLKLLHPYLSEINATISELMRENEVDPVVIAKISQVRQKTEYIRKTIDDFARFAHIEIPGASKTEQTGREYDSRIIGRSPNFVEVMNMVQQVAPTDSTVLVSGESGTGKELLARELHRLSGRGKGPFVSINCAALPEALLESELFGHVKGSFTGAMRDKDGLFRVASGGTFFLDEVSETSPAIQVKLLRVLQEREIVPVGGTRPIKVDVRVISATNCDLAKAVENNKFRMDLFYRLNVIQITIPPLRDRKDDVLLLADEIIDNYCRKQNLPVKLLSAATRDALMQYNWPGNVRELENVLERAIILEPGPVIEKNSLPDEVLNPWPESKKAPLPEATDIGNLKDKEKQTILRVLAECNNNKSLAAKKLGIHYATLYRKLKSYNITDE